Proteins from a genomic interval of Streptococcus oralis:
- a CDS encoding potassium channel family protein translates to MRRLKMLWHIIQVTGFTRFALSFVTFVFGSGGVLFLVEPAITNYGDGLWYAFVTSTTVGYGDLLAVTLIGRITSVFLTIYGLIFFGCLSAVIINYYTDLNKERGEDK, encoded by the coding sequence ATGAGACGTTTAAAAATGTTATGGCATATTATACAGGTTACGGGTTTTACTCGGTTTGCTCTGAGTTTTGTGACCTTTGTTTTTGGGTCAGGAGGCGTGCTTTTCCTAGTTGAACCTGCTATCACAAATTACGGAGACGGTCTTTGGTATGCTTTTGTGACTTCGACGACTGTCGGCTACGGGGATCTCCTAGCTGTGACCTTGATTGGAAGGATTACCAGTGTCTTCTTGACGATTTATGGGCTCATATTTTTTGGCTGTTTATCAGCTGTTATTATTAATTATTATACCGATTTAAATAAGGAAAGAGGAGAGGACAAATGA
- a CDS encoding DUF389 domain-containing protein, translating into MTANYSTREYREKLYDDLHVRLRDTAILMCAIFIASIGLNMNSTAVIIGAMLISPLMTPIVGLGFGLAIFDTRLIKQSLEVLLTQVLVSLLVSTLYFWISPLSYASSELIARTSPTIWDVLIAIAGGIAGVIGSRKKEANNIVPGVAIATALMPPICTAGYGLANGNVRFLLGALYLFLINCVFIMLANIVGTRILMRKSPLTSFKELSIKMRIGLISLIVLLILPASYSAVTLTIEQARKEGIKQFVGKEFANYTVINQVYKSSNNELVLTVVGDPISEEELETLHQKQASYGIQSVQLKVNQVQNSPTLDSEATKEFYENIDKYIDQKLSEKDSQNDLVKENEADKD; encoded by the coding sequence ATGACTGCCAATTATTCAACACGGGAATACCGTGAGAAATTATACGATGACCTTCATGTTCGATTGAGAGATACAGCGATTTTGATGTGTGCAATTTTTATTGCCTCTATCGGTCTAAATATGAATTCAACAGCTGTTATTATTGGAGCCATGTTAATTTCACCTCTCATGACACCGATTGTTGGACTGGGATTCGGTTTAGCTATTTTTGATACGCGTTTAATCAAGCAATCTCTAGAGGTTTTATTGACTCAAGTGTTGGTCAGTTTGCTTGTCTCGACTCTGTATTTCTGGATTTCTCCCTTGTCTTATGCAAGTAGCGAGTTGATCGCACGAACCTCTCCAACCATTTGGGATGTTCTCATTGCTATTGCTGGTGGGATTGCTGGTGTGATCGGTTCAAGGAAAAAAGAAGCAAACAATATCGTGCCAGGAGTAGCCATTGCTACAGCTTTGATGCCGCCTATCTGTACTGCTGGCTATGGTTTAGCTAATGGGAATGTACGATTTTTATTGGGGGCTCTCTATCTTTTCTTGATCAACTGTGTCTTTATCATGCTAGCCAACATTGTTGGAACAAGAATTTTGATGAGAAAATCTCCTTTAACTTCATTTAAAGAGCTGAGCATTAAAATGAGAATTGGCTTGATTTCTTTGATTGTATTGTTGATTCTTCCAGCTAGCTATTCGGCAGTTACTCTGACAATAGAACAAGCGCGCAAAGAAGGGATCAAACAGTTTGTAGGAAAAGAGTTCGCCAATTATACGGTTATTAATCAAGTCTACAAGTCAAGTAACAATGAATTGGTCTTGACGGTTGTTGGAGATCCGATTTCAGAAGAAGAATTAGAAACACTCCACCAAAAACAAGCCTCTTACGGTATTCAATCTGTTCAATTGAAAGTGAATCAAGTTCAGAACTCGCCAACATTAGATAGTGAAGCGACCAAGGAATTTTATGAAAACATTGACAAGTATATTGATCAAAAACTCTCTGAAAAAGATTCACAAAACGATCTCGTAAAAGAAAATGAAGCAGACAAGGATTGA
- the rpmG gene encoding 50S ribosomal protein L33: protein MRVNITLEHKESGERLYLTSKNKRNTPDRLQLKKYSPKLRKHVVFTEVK, encoded by the coding sequence ATGCGCGTAAATATCACACTTGAACACAAAGAATCTGGTGAACGCTTGTACCTTACTTCTAAAAACAAACGTAACACTCCAGACCGTCTTCAATTGAAGAAATACTCACCAAAACTTCGCAAGCACGTAGTGTTTACAGAAGTTAAGTAG
- the rpmF gene encoding 50S ribosomal protein L32 — protein sequence MAVPARRTSKAKKNKRRTHYKVTAPSVNFDETTGDYSRSHRVSLKGYYKGRKIAKAASAE from the coding sequence ATGGCAGTACCTGCACGTCGCACCTCAAAAGCGAAGAAAAACAAACGTCGTACACACTACAAAGTAACAGCTCCATCTGTAAACTTTGACGAAACTACTGGAGATTACTCACGTTCTCACCGCGTATCACTTAAAGGATACTACAAAGGACGTAAAATCGCTAAAGCTGCATCAGCTGAATAA
- the ilvD gene encoding dihydroxy-acid dehydratase codes for MTELDTRHRSSVYDSMVKSPNRAMLRATGMTDKDFETPIVGVISTWAENTPCNIHLHDFGKLAKEGVKSAGAWPVQFGTITVADGIAMGTPGMRFSLTSRDIIADSIEAAMGGHNVDAFVAIGGCDKNMPGSMIAIANMDIPAIFAYGGTIAPGNLDGKDIDLVSVFEGIGKWNHGDMTAEDVKRLECNACPGPGGCGGMYTANTMATAIEVLGMSLPGSSSHPAESADKKEDIEAAGRAVVKMLELGLKPSDILTREAFEDAITVTMALGGSTNATLHLLAIAHAANVDLSLEDFNTIQERVPHLADLKPSGQYVFQDLYEVGGIPAVMKYLLANGFLHGDRITCTGKTVAENLADFADLTPGQKVIMPLENPKRADGPLIILNGNLAPDGAVAKVSGVKVRRHVGPAKVFDSEEDAIQAVLTDEIVDGDVVVVRFVGPKGGPGMPEMLSLSSMIVGKGQGDKVALLTDGRFSGGTYGLVVGHIAPEAQDGGPIAYLRTGDIVTVDQDTKEISMAVSEEELEKRKAETTLPPLYSRGVLGKYAHIVSSASRGAVTDFWNTDKSGKK; via the coding sequence ATGACAGAATTAGATACACGTCACCGCAGTAGCGTTTATGACAGTATGGTGAAATCACCAAACCGTGCCATGCTTCGTGCCACTGGAATGACAGATAAGGACTTTGAAACACCGATTGTGGGAGTGATTTCAACTTGGGCGGAAAATACACCATGTAACATTCACTTGCATGATTTTGGGAAATTGGCTAAAGAAGGTGTCAAATCTGCGGGCGCTTGGCCTGTTCAGTTTGGAACCATTACCGTAGCAGACGGGATCGCCATGGGAACGCCTGGTATGCGTTTCTCTCTAACATCTCGTGACATCATCGCGGACTCTATTGAGGCTGCGATGGGTGGTCACAACGTGGATGCCTTTGTCGCTATCGGTGGCTGTGACAAGAACATGCCTGGTTCTATGATTGCCATTGCCAATATGGATATTCCAGCTATTTTCGCCTATGGTGGTACTATTGCACCGGGAAATCTTGATGGCAAAGACATTGACTTGGTTTCTGTCTTTGAGGGTATCGGAAAATGGAACCATGGTGACATGACAGCTGAGGACGTGAAACGTCTCGAATGTAATGCCTGCCCTGGCCCTGGTGGCTGTGGTGGTATGTATACAGCTAATACCATGGCAACTGCTATCGAAGTTCTCGGTATGAGTTTGCCAGGATCTTCATCTCATCCAGCTGAATCAGCTGACAAGAAAGAAGATATCGAAGCAGCAGGACGTGCTGTTGTCAAGATGCTGGAGCTTGGTCTCAAACCATCAGATATCTTGACTCGTGAAGCTTTTGAAGATGCCATCACTGTAACTATGGCTCTCGGTGGTTCTACAAATGCCACTCTTCACTTGCTTGCCATTGCCCATGCGGCTAATGTTGACTTGTCACTTGAGGACTTCAATACGATCCAAGAGCGCGTGCCTCACTTGGCTGACTTGAAACCATCTGGTCAGTATGTCTTTCAAGACCTCTACGAAGTCGGTGGTATCCCTGCGGTTATGAAATACCTCTTGGCAAATGGTTTCCTTCATGGCGACCGCATCACATGTACTGGTAAGACAGTCGCTGAGAACTTGGCTGACTTTGCAGATCTCACACCAGGTCAAAAAGTTATTATGCCACTTGAAAATCCAAAACGTGCAGACGGTCCGCTTATCATCTTGAACGGGAACCTTGCTCCTGATGGTGCGGTAGCTAAGGTATCAGGTGTGAAAGTGCGTCGCCACGTTGGACCAGCTAAGGTCTTTGACTCAGAAGAAGATGCTATCCAGGCTGTCTTGACAGACGAAATCGTTGATGGCGATGTTGTCGTTGTTCGTTTCGTTGGACCTAAGGGTGGTCCTGGTATGCCTGAGATGCTATCCCTTTCATCCATGATCGTTGGTAAAGGTCAGGGAGACAAGGTTGCTCTCTTGACAGACGGCCGTTTCTCTGGTGGTACATATGGTCTGGTTGTCGGACATATCGCCCCTGAAGCTCAGGATGGTGGACCGATTGCTTACCTTCGTACAGGTGATATCGTTACGGTTGACCAAGATACCAAAGAAATTTCTATGGCCGTATCCGAAGAAGAACTTGAAAAACGCAAGGCAGAAACAACCTTGCCACCACTTTACAGCCGTGGTGTCCTCGGTAAATATGCCCATATCGTATCATCTGCTTCACGCGGAGCCGTGACAGACTTCTGGAATACGGACAAGTCAGGTAAAAAATAA
- a CDS encoding metal-sulfur cluster assembly factor produces the protein MRDDIKINDRALALQDQIIEKLEKVFDTDVELDVYNLGLIYEINLDETGLCKIVMTFTDTACDCAESLPIEIVAGLKQIEGIEDVKVEVTWSPAWKITRISRYGRIALGLPPR, from the coding sequence ATGAGAGACGATATCAAAATCAATGACCGCGCTTTGGCTTTACAAGACCAAATTATCGAAAAACTAGAGAAGGTTTTTGATACAGATGTGGAGTTGGATGTTTACAATCTAGGCTTGATTTATGAAATCAATCTGGATGAAACAGGTCTCTGTAAAATTGTCATGACCTTTACCGACACTGCCTGCGATTGCGCCGAAAGCCTGCCTATCGAAATCGTGGCCGGTCTGAAACAAATCGAGGGTATCGAAGATGTCAAGGTTGAAGTTACCTGGTCGCCTGCCTGGAAGATCACACGAATTAGTCGCTACGGCCGCATTGCCCTTGGGCTACCGCCTCGTTAA
- the hisS gene encoding histidine--tRNA ligase yields the protein MKLQKPKGTQDILPAESAKWQYVEGFAREIFKRYNYAEVRTPIFEHYEVISRSVGDTTDIVTKEMYDFYDKGDRHITLRPEGTAPVVRSYVENKLFAPEVQKPSKFYYMGPMFRYERPQAGRLRQFHQIGVECFGSSNPATDVETIAMAAHFLKEIGIQGVKLHLNTLGNPESRAAYRQALIDYLTPLKETLSKDSQRRLEENPLRVLDSKEKEDKVAVENAPSILDFLDAESQAHFDAVRQMLENLGVDYIIDTNMVRGLDYYNHTIFEFITEIEGNELTVCAGGRYDGLVSYFGGPETAGFGFGLGVERLLLILEKQGVALPIENALDVYIAVLGEEANVKALELVQALRQQGFKAERDYLNRKLKAQFKSADVFVAKTLITLGESEVESGQVTVKNNQTREEVQASLETISQNFSQVFEKLGF from the coding sequence ATGAAATTACAAAAACCAAAAGGAACGCAGGATATTTTACCTGCTGAGTCTGCTAAGTGGCAGTACGTTGAGGGCTTTGCCCGTGAAATTTTCAAGCGCTACAACTATGCAGAAGTGCGCACGCCTATTTTTGAGCATTACGAGGTCATCAGCCGTTCTGTCGGGGACACAACCGATATCGTAACCAAGGAAATGTATGATTTCTATGACAAGGGTGATCGTCATATCACTCTTCGTCCAGAAGGAACTGCGCCCGTTGTCCGTTCCTATGTGGAAAATAAACTCTTTGCCCCAGAAGTGCAAAAGCCAAGTAAGTTCTATTACATGGGTCCTATGTTCCGTTATGAACGTCCACAGGCAGGTCGTTTGCGTCAGTTCCACCAGATTGGTGTTGAGTGTTTTGGCTCAAGCAATCCAGCTACCGATGTGGAAACCATCGCTATGGCGGCTCATTTCTTGAAAGAAATCGGCATCCAAGGTGTCAAATTGCATCTTAATACTCTTGGAAATCCTGAGAGTCGTGCAGCCTACCGTCAAGCCTTGATCGACTATTTGACACCGCTCAAGGAGACCTTGTCGAAGGATAGCCAACGTCGTTTGGAGGAAAATCCTCTCCGTGTCTTGGACTCTAAGGAAAAAGAAGACAAGGTGGCAGTAGAAAATGCGCCGTCTATCTTGGACTTCCTTGATGCAGAAAGCCAAGCTCATTTTGATGCTGTGCGTCAGATGTTGGAAAATCTGGGTGTAGACTATATCATCGATACCAATATGGTGCGTGGTCTGGACTACTACAACCACACGATTTTCGAGTTTATCACTGAAATCGAGGGCAATGAATTGACCGTCTGTGCAGGAGGTCGCTACGATGGCTTGGTTTCCTACTTTGGTGGCCCTGAGACTGCTGGATTTGGTTTTGGACTTGGTGTAGAGCGTCTGCTCCTCATCCTTGAAAAACAAGGTGTGGCCCTTCCTATCGAGAACGCTCTAGATGTTTATATCGCAGTCTTGGGCGAAGAAGCAAATGTTAAGGCCTTGGAATTGGTACAAGCCCTTCGCCAACAAGGCTTCAAAGCAGAGCGTGACTACCTCAACCGGAAGCTCAAAGCTCAGTTCAAATCCGCCGATGTCTTTGTGGCTAAGACTCTCATTACTCTAGGCGAGAGTGAAGTTGAAAGCGGACAAGTGACGGTTAAGAACAACCAAACACGAGAAGAAGTGCAAGCGTCCCTTGAGACCATCAGCCAAAACTTCTCTCAAGTCTTTGAAAAATTAGGATTTTAA